A genomic segment from Polyangium mundeleinium encodes:
- a CDS encoding sensor histidine kinase gives MSTIKHIIEAQGDRILERWAEEAQKTASARGLSRPELMNIMPLYLAALVEPDGHTPSGRQLELVESHVASRLRHGFDLAELQSEFTLLGRCIFQAWAAVPPEERCDALEVDRILEVVHASAVLVSDMFVRHLLDDAQSEKRFFRLIRQAFTGEPSDALRRSPTLAERLDAAMPIVMEALRAATAAILLREPRTEKLVMTASAGLADERLTRYARSLTPSSFAGKIASREETTTLLDAETTELDVTDKLRHSGIHALLGVRIPLQHRLLGVMYVGMREQRPFSAREKRRIEAIAEHLALLIENVELYNMLEDRIKALHEEQRMRDVLSSILVHDLRGPLSAARVAAQMADRSTEDPRSKRWMSTVLRSLDRSERMVSDLLDAQRVQAGERLSITRERCDILDIVRDVVAELSQQHGDRFVVVPPEGPTTGCFGCEELRRAFWNLALNALKYGSADPVRFTVRSLPDRVEVEVHNEGPPIPAAEHATLFEPFTRARHERASPGGWGLGLAVVRGVAEAHGGSVDVVSAPERGTSFTMRLPFDGEGSRRPAAR, from the coding sequence GTGTCGACGATCAAGCACATCATCGAGGCGCAGGGCGACCGTATCCTCGAACGGTGGGCCGAGGAAGCGCAGAAAACGGCGTCCGCGCGTGGGCTTTCGCGGCCCGAGTTGATGAACATCATGCCGCTGTACCTCGCGGCCCTCGTCGAGCCGGATGGGCATACGCCGAGCGGCCGCCAGCTCGAGCTCGTGGAGAGCCACGTCGCTTCCCGCCTCCGCCACGGCTTCGATCTCGCCGAGCTCCAGAGCGAGTTCACGCTTCTCGGCCGCTGCATCTTCCAGGCGTGGGCGGCTGTGCCGCCCGAGGAGCGGTGCGACGCGCTGGAGGTCGACAGGATTCTCGAGGTCGTGCATGCGTCGGCGGTGCTCGTGTCCGACATGTTCGTCCGGCACCTCCTCGACGACGCGCAGTCGGAGAAGCGGTTTTTCCGGCTGATACGGCAGGCGTTCACGGGCGAACCGTCCGACGCGCTCCGCAGGTCCCCGACCCTGGCCGAGCGGCTCGACGCCGCCATGCCGATCGTCATGGAGGCGCTCAGGGCCGCGACGGCGGCCATCCTGCTTCGCGAGCCCAGGACCGAAAAGCTCGTGATGACCGCATCCGCGGGGCTCGCCGACGAGCGCCTCACGCGTTACGCCCGCTCGCTCACGCCCTCCTCGTTTGCCGGGAAGATCGCGTCGCGCGAGGAGACGACGACCCTCCTCGACGCCGAGACGACCGAGCTCGACGTGACCGACAAACTCCGCCATAGCGGCATCCATGCGCTCCTCGGGGTCCGCATCCCCCTTCAGCACAGGCTCCTCGGCGTGATGTACGTCGGCATGCGCGAGCAGCGGCCTTTCTCCGCGCGGGAAAAGCGGCGCATCGAGGCGATCGCCGAGCACCTCGCGCTCCTCATCGAGAACGTGGAACTCTACAACATGCTGGAGGATCGAATCAAGGCGCTGCACGAAGAGCAGCGGATGCGGGACGTCCTCTCGTCGATCCTCGTGCACGACCTCCGCGGCCCCCTCTCTGCAGCGCGCGTGGCCGCGCAAATGGCGGACCGCTCGACCGAAGACCCCAGGTCCAAACGCTGGATGTCGACCGTCCTCCGGAGCCTGGACCGCAGCGAGCGCATGGTGAGCGACCTGCTCGACGCGCAGCGCGTCCAGGCTGGCGAGCGCCTCTCGATTACACGCGAACGCTGCGATATCCTCGATATCGTGCGAGACGTCGTGGCCGAGCTCTCCCAGCAGCACGGCGATCGTTTCGTCGTCGTCCCGCCCGAAGGGCCCACGACGGGGTGTTTTGGTTGTGAGGAGCTCCGGCGAGCCTTCTGGAACCTCGCGTTGAATGCGCTCAAATACGGATCGGCGGACCCGGTGCGTTTCACGGTGCGATCGCTGCCGGACCGCGTCGAGGTGGAGGTCCACAACGAGGGCCCGCCGATCCCCGCGGCCGAGCATGCCACGCTGTTCGAGCCCTTCACCCGCGCACGCCACGAGCGCGCGTCGCCGGGCGGCTGGGGGCTCGGGCTCGCCGTCGTCCGCGGCGTCGCGGAGGCCCACGGCGGGAGCGTCGACGTCGTGAGCGCCCCCGAGCGCGGGACGTCGTTCACGATGCGGCTCCCGTTCGACGGCGAGGGATCTCGGCGACCGGCCGCACGCTGA
- a CDS encoding methanobactin export MATE transporter MbnM, with translation MRSGLVAALLVASCGGEPEAPPPPSYDFGLPPGFADPWVPPDNPMSAEKVALGRRLFFDARLSGNGTMSCSSCHDRAKGFADGKAKPTGSTGDLVPRNAMGLANVAWFPQLTWGNPTLTTLEAQALVPLFGEVPVELGVTGNEAIVLGRLKEDGDYVKAFAAAFPEEAAPIGFANIAKALASYERTLFSGRAPYDQYTYGGKADAMTESALRGMDLFFSERMECYHCHSGVNFTTAYRNADTKHQEMDFHNTGLYNLGADGAYPPGGEGLFEFTGDPRDKGKFRVPSLRNVELTAPYMHDGSIATLEDVVEHYAAGGRTLPDGPFAGIGNQNPNKNPLVKGFVITAEEKADLIAFMKSFTDTDFVSEGDPPLP, from the coding sequence GTGAGGTCGGGTCTCGTCGCGGCGCTCCTGGTGGCGTCCTGCGGAGGGGAGCCGGAGGCGCCGCCGCCGCCGAGCTACGACTTCGGTTTGCCTCCCGGCTTTGCCGACCCTTGGGTCCCTCCCGACAACCCCATGAGCGCGGAGAAGGTCGCGCTCGGACGAAGGCTCTTCTTCGACGCGCGGCTCTCCGGCAATGGGACGATGTCGTGCTCGTCGTGCCACGATCGGGCGAAGGGATTCGCGGATGGGAAAGCCAAGCCCACGGGCTCCACGGGCGACCTCGTGCCGCGGAACGCGATGGGATTGGCCAACGTCGCCTGGTTCCCGCAGCTCACCTGGGGCAATCCCACGCTGACGACGCTCGAAGCGCAGGCCCTCGTGCCCTTGTTCGGCGAGGTCCCCGTGGAGCTCGGGGTCACGGGCAACGAGGCGATCGTTCTCGGTCGATTGAAAGAGGACGGCGACTACGTCAAAGCCTTCGCGGCTGCGTTCCCGGAGGAAGCGGCGCCGATCGGCTTCGCGAACATCGCGAAGGCCCTTGCTTCCTACGAGCGAACGCTCTTTTCGGGCCGTGCGCCGTACGACCAGTACACGTATGGCGGCAAGGCGGACGCGATGACCGAATCCGCTCTCCGGGGAATGGATCTGTTCTTCTCCGAGCGCATGGAGTGTTACCATTGCCATAGCGGCGTGAATTTCACGACCGCCTACAGGAACGCCGACACGAAGCACCAGGAGATGGACTTCCACAACACGGGGCTCTACAACCTCGGCGCGGACGGCGCGTATCCGCCCGGCGGGGAAGGGTTGTTCGAGTTCACCGGGGATCCCCGCGACAAGGGAAAGTTCCGGGTCCCCTCCCTGCGGAATGTGGAGCTGACGGCGCCCTACATGCACGATGGCAGCATCGCGACGCTCGAAGACGTGGTGGAGCACTATGCCGCAGGCGGACGCACCCTCCCCGACGGGCCCTTCGCGGGCATCGGCAATCAAAACCCGAACAAGAATCCGCTCGTGAAGGGGTTCGTCATCACGGCGGAGGAGAAGGCGGATCTCATTGCTTTCATGAAGAGCTTCACCGATACGGACTTCGTCAGCGAAGGTGATCCTCCGCTACCCTGA
- a CDS encoding MbnP family copper-binding protein: MHRLPIRRAALGVISFVALTACGGEADESPQTVALQFAAKVGNEPFACATTFEGLGTTKSTVSPLDFRMYVHDVRLLRADGAEVPLALEQDGRWQRDNIAFLDFEDGTATCATGSPEKRTEIVGDVAPGEYVGVVFDVGLPPELNHLDAATAPAPLNIPGMWWSWKGGYKFVRLELRTTANPTYFFHLGSTSCEGTVKDGFSCAASNHAEIRLDGFDPATKTIVFDVASFYAGSDLDLQIDPMADSISGCMSFAGDPECPPVFEALGMPFEGQTSGSGKQTAFRVE; the protein is encoded by the coding sequence ATGCATCGACTCCCGATCCGCCGCGCCGCGCTCGGCGTGATCTCTTTCGTGGCGTTGACCGCTTGTGGCGGCGAGGCGGACGAGAGCCCGCAGACGGTCGCGCTCCAGTTCGCCGCCAAAGTGGGCAACGAGCCCTTCGCGTGCGCCACCACGTTCGAGGGCCTCGGCACCACGAAATCCACGGTGAGCCCGCTCGATTTCCGGATGTACGTGCATGATGTGCGCCTCCTCCGTGCCGACGGGGCGGAGGTGCCGCTCGCGCTGGAGCAGGACGGACGCTGGCAGCGCGACAACATCGCATTCCTGGATTTCGAAGATGGGACGGCGACTTGCGCGACGGGCAGCCCCGAGAAACGCACCGAGATCGTCGGTGACGTCGCGCCCGGCGAATACGTCGGCGTCGTCTTCGACGTCGGCCTGCCGCCGGAGCTGAACCACCTCGACGCGGCCACGGCGCCGGCGCCGCTCAACATTCCGGGGATGTGGTGGTCGTGGAAAGGAGGCTACAAGTTCGTGCGGCTCGAACTTCGCACGACGGCGAACCCCACGTACTTCTTCCACCTCGGCTCCACGTCGTGCGAGGGGACCGTCAAGGACGGCTTCTCCTGCGCGGCGTCGAACCACGCGGAGATTCGCCTCGATGGATTCGATCCGGCCACGAAGACCATCGTGTTCGACGTCGCCTCGTTTTATGCCGGCTCGGATCTCGATCTCCAGATCGATCCCATGGCGGATAGCATCTCGGGCTGCATGTCGTTCGCAGGGGATCCCGAATGCCCGCCGGTCTTCGAGGCGCTCGGCATGCCCTTCGAGGGACAGACGTCGGGCAGCGGCAAGCAGACCGCGTTCCGGGTGGAGTGA
- a CDS encoding serine/threonine-protein kinase — protein sequence MPESNAEILPSPGDVLADKYTVVRALGRGGMGVVLEAEHQRLGQRVALKLLLPEIRSMGEITARFEREARAVARLQGPHVARILDVDALSDGSPFMVMELLRGRELGDELDERTKIPFREAVGYILQACAAMAEAHRMGIVHRDLKPANLFLCETGAHRTVKVLDFGISKLTGDINASMTTTASAFGTPLYMSPEQVRSVKNVDARADIWSLGVVLYELLSGELPFTHESATGILAAILTEKPVPIGKRCPEIPRPLADAVMRALEKNPEDRFSDVREFAAAIAPYGPPREDPTLAAVALELKGVGKPRSRGKRRILLLAVAAVLVFGATGAIVVLPSSSTTNTPSPVVPVAEPATPANPSPSRSGVPQVSPMGTVLPPMQDTPPTAAPSATAAPPPLRKPSAEPKATAPAVKTAPPTTAPPATTVPDVKYL from the coding sequence GTGCCCGAGAGCAATGCCGAAATTCTGCCCTCGCCTGGGGATGTCCTCGCGGACAAGTACACGGTCGTCCGTGCGCTCGGGCGAGGCGGCATGGGCGTCGTCCTCGAAGCCGAGCACCAGCGCCTCGGCCAGCGCGTCGCGCTGAAGCTGCTCTTGCCGGAGATCCGCTCGATGGGCGAGATCACGGCGCGCTTCGAGCGCGAGGCGCGGGCCGTCGCGCGGCTCCAGGGGCCGCACGTCGCGCGCATCCTCGACGTCGACGCGCTCTCGGACGGCAGCCCCTTCATGGTGATGGAGCTCTTGCGCGGGCGGGAGCTCGGCGACGAGCTCGACGAACGCACGAAGATCCCTTTCCGCGAGGCCGTTGGATACATCCTCCAGGCGTGCGCGGCGATGGCCGAGGCGCACCGGATGGGCATCGTCCACCGCGACCTCAAGCCGGCGAACCTCTTTCTCTGCGAGACGGGCGCCCACCGCACGGTGAAGGTCCTCGATTTCGGCATCTCGAAGCTCACGGGCGACATCAATGCGTCGATGACCACGACGGCGTCCGCGTTCGGCACGCCGCTCTACATGTCCCCCGAGCAGGTGCGCTCCGTGAAGAACGTCGACGCGCGCGCCGACATCTGGTCGCTCGGCGTGGTGCTCTACGAATTGCTCTCCGGCGAGCTGCCGTTCACCCACGAGAGCGCGACCGGCATCCTCGCCGCCATTCTGACGGAAAAACCCGTCCCCATCGGCAAACGTTGCCCGGAGATTCCGCGCCCGCTCGCCGACGCCGTGATGCGGGCGCTCGAGAAAAACCCCGAGGACCGTTTCTCCGATGTCCGCGAGTTTGCCGCGGCGATCGCGCCGTACGGGCCTCCGCGCGAGGATCCGACGCTGGCCGCGGTCGCGCTCGAGCTCAAAGGGGTTGGAAAGCCCCGATCTCGCGGAAAGCGGCGGATTCTGCTCCTCGCGGTCGCGGCCGTGCTCGTGTTCGGAGCGACGGGCGCGATCGTCGTGTTGCCATCGTCCTCGACGACGAACACGCCGTCGCCGGTGGTTCCGGTCGCCGAACCGGCCACGCCGGCGAACCCGTCGCCCTCGCGGTCGGGCGTGCCGCAGGTCTCGCCGATGGGCACGGTACTTCCGCCGATGCAGGATACGCCGCCGACGGCCGCGCCCTCCGCGACGGCGGCGCCGCCGCCCTTGCGAAAGCCTTCGGCGGAGCCGAAAGCGACGGCGCCGGCGGTGAAGACAGCGCCCCCGACGACAGCGCCTCCGGCGACGACGGTGCCGGATGTGAAGTATCTGTGA
- a CDS encoding MYXO-CTERM sorting domain-containing protein produces the protein MTFPIAAGLALLAATTPARGADPCGFPEECASGFCVGGVCCDTACNGLCEACTAAAKGGGEDGSCGPAKAETVCKKAYCDDALSFVSASLCDAAGTCVDPATPPKSCLNNDPCKIDLCGDTGCEVVVKSDGTECGGGMACLDGVCSGGAASSSSSSSASGGAGGSGSGSGGAGGGGSGGAGGSGGAGGSGGAGGDPYPPIHDTGCGCRLTETSPLGGAAALVMATLALLGRTRKTTQRRR, from the coding sequence TTGACCTTCCCCATCGCCGCTGGCCTCGCGCTGCTCGCCGCCACCACGCCGGCCCGCGGCGCGGATCCTTGCGGCTTTCCCGAGGAGTGTGCGTCGGGCTTTTGCGTCGGCGGCGTCTGCTGCGACACGGCTTGCAACGGTCTCTGCGAGGCCTGTACGGCCGCGGCCAAAGGAGGCGGCGAGGACGGGAGTTGCGGGCCGGCAAAGGCAGAGACGGTTTGCAAGAAGGCGTACTGCGACGACGCGCTTTCGTTCGTCTCCGCCTCGCTCTGCGACGCCGCGGGCACCTGCGTCGACCCCGCGACCCCACCGAAATCGTGCCTGAACAACGATCCTTGCAAAATCGATCTGTGTGGCGACACGGGTTGCGAGGTGGTGGTCAAGTCCGACGGAACGGAATGCGGCGGCGGAATGGCATGCCTGGATGGCGTGTGCTCCGGCGGAGCCGCGTCGAGCAGCAGCAGCAGCAGCGCAAGCGGAGGCGCGGGCGGTAGCGGCAGCGGCAGCGGTGGCGCGGGCGGCGGCGGCAGCGGCGGCGCAGGCGGCAGCGGCGGCGCAGGCGGCAGCGGCGGCGCAGGCGGGGATCCCTATCCGCCGATTCACGATACTGGCTGCGGCTGTCGCCTCACGGAGACCTCGCCCCTCGGAGGCGCCGCCGCGCTCGTGATGGCCACGCTCGCGCTCCTCGGACGAACCCGCAAGACGACGCAGCGCCGTCGCTGA
- a CDS encoding PEGA domain-containing protein: MRSPRQKALRTTLVIALSTAVSLSPSMLRADPQAQGATPADDPQARAAERKKAGDQAMELLRYEDALAAYGEAYAITKNPALLYNMGRALEALNRFPEALEKLTAFDAAAPPDLKARVPRLPTLIAELRQRVSTLDIQTNVEGARIVVRNVVVGKSPLAAPLKLVAGPAEIEIDAEGYFGAKKTVTLEGGAEQTVRFDLYSRATTGVLTVRASAPSAEVLVDGKRIGVAPVDVNVAKGTHRITVRHPDFRVYETSALVPAGGYKAVTATLEGKSVVTRWWFWTGLGAVAAAGAAVTVAAFTERAPHTGTIAPGQLTTEAVGGGGAALFRF; encoded by the coding sequence GTGCGTTCACCTCGCCAAAAAGCCCTGCGAACCACGCTCGTCATCGCGCTGTCCACCGCGGTCTCCCTCTCGCCGTCGATGCTGCGCGCCGATCCCCAGGCCCAAGGCGCAACCCCCGCAGACGATCCGCAGGCGCGCGCCGCCGAGCGCAAGAAGGCCGGCGATCAGGCGATGGAGCTGCTCCGGTACGAGGACGCGCTCGCCGCGTACGGCGAGGCCTACGCGATCACGAAGAACCCGGCGCTGCTCTACAACATGGGCCGCGCGCTCGAAGCGCTGAACCGTTTTCCCGAGGCGCTCGAGAAGCTCACGGCCTTCGACGCCGCGGCGCCGCCCGACCTCAAGGCGCGCGTGCCGCGGCTGCCCACGCTTATCGCCGAGCTGCGCCAGCGCGTCTCCACGCTCGACATCCAGACGAACGTCGAGGGCGCGCGGATCGTCGTGCGAAACGTGGTCGTCGGGAAATCGCCGCTCGCCGCGCCACTGAAGCTCGTCGCGGGGCCGGCCGAGATCGAGATCGACGCGGAGGGATATTTCGGCGCGAAGAAGACGGTCACGCTCGAAGGAGGCGCCGAGCAAACCGTGCGGTTCGACCTCTACTCCCGCGCCACCACGGGCGTGCTCACGGTGCGCGCGTCGGCGCCGTCGGCCGAGGTGCTCGTCGACGGCAAGCGGATCGGCGTCGCGCCCGTCGACGTCAACGTCGCCAAAGGCACGCACCGCATCACCGTGCGCCACCCGGATTTCCGTGTGTACGAGACCTCGGCCCTGGTCCCGGCCGGCGGCTACAAGGCGGTGACGGCGACGCTGGAGGGGAAGTCGGTCGTGACGCGCTGGTGGTTCTGGACGGGACTCGGCGCGGTTGCGGCGGCGGGCGCCGCGGTCACGGTCGCGGCGTTCACGGAGCGGGCGCCGCATACGGGCACGATCGCACCCGGGCAGCTCACGACCGAGGCGGTCGGGGGCGGGGGCGCGGCGTTGTTTCGGTTCTAA
- a CDS encoding ATP-grasp domain-containing protein translates to MNRPRLAIATCARLPKLDVDDARLCEALEARGISYRCFVWDDPSAPWDEADLALLRNPWDYWDGPGRREAFVAWAERTHARVPLWNGPDVIRENTHKSYLRSLEAAGVSVIPTLWLARCEGAVGLAARITSRGWSEVVIKPAVSAGSVGALRIDARTNPNEAEAHAASLTASGEVMVQPYLRSIESEGELSVVFFDGEASHAVRKVPCAGDFRSQPEFQSRVSAAPIEAEALAVARAAFAAVGKPLLYARVDLVRSDDGALQLIELELTEPSLYFRWSEGAAERLVDAIVSRFETPLG, encoded by the coding sequence ATGAACCGACCCCGCTTGGCGATCGCCACGTGCGCCCGTCTGCCGAAGCTCGACGTCGACGACGCGCGGCTTTGCGAGGCCCTCGAAGCGCGAGGGATCTCTTACCGTTGCTTCGTGTGGGATGATCCGTCCGCGCCCTGGGACGAGGCCGATCTCGCGCTGCTTCGTAACCCGTGGGATTACTGGGACGGGCCCGGCCGCAGGGAGGCGTTTGTCGCGTGGGCCGAGCGGACCCACGCGCGCGTGCCGCTCTGGAACGGTCCCGACGTCATCCGCGAAAACACGCACAAGTCCTACCTGCGCTCGCTCGAAGCGGCCGGCGTGTCCGTGATCCCGACGCTCTGGCTCGCGCGGTGCGAAGGCGCCGTCGGCCTCGCAGCGCGCATCACGTCGCGTGGTTGGTCCGAGGTCGTGATCAAGCCGGCGGTCTCGGCGGGCTCGGTGGGCGCGCTGCGGATCGACGCGCGGACGAACCCGAACGAGGCGGAGGCGCACGCGGCGTCGCTCACGGCGTCCGGCGAGGTGATGGTGCAGCCGTACCTGCGCTCGATCGAATCGGAGGGGGAGCTCAGCGTCGTGTTCTTCGACGGCGAGGCGAGCCACGCGGTCCGGAAGGTGCCGTGCGCCGGCGACTTCCGCTCGCAGCCAGAGTTTCAGAGCCGCGTCTCGGCGGCGCCGATCGAGGCCGAGGCGCTCGCCGTCGCCCGCGCCGCCTTCGCGGCCGTGGGCAAACCGCTGCTCTATGCCCGGGTCGATCTCGTGCGCAGCGATGACGGCGCGCTCCAGCTCATCGAGCTCGAGCTGACCGAGCCGAGCCTGTATTTCCGCTGGAGCGAGGGCGCTGCGGAGCGGCTCGTCGACGCGATCGTTTCGAGGTTCGAAACGCCGCTCGGGTGA
- a CDS encoding MATE family efflux transporter: MADAAHIVPVEHPASLRKLLNLAWPIIISRSAQVVVSVSDAAMVSHLGQDSLAATTTGGLNLMAFFILPMGVVFIVSSFASQLYGRGDHAGARRYGFYGLAVAAMAQILYFAGVLVMPRAVAAIGYTPAVATLMQQWLTVRLCTGGAAIGLEALGNYYGGLGNPRLPMATQVLCMVLNVALNWVFISGHLGAPALGVVGSALGSALATLTAFLVLLGCFLAGVGEHPSARRVKAQLRFAELVRMLRFGIPSGLNWFVEFGAFSLFINLVINGLGTTTLAGFMASMEVNQVAAMPAFGLTSAGAILVGQAIGAKNLDQVPKTVKLTALVACGWMGFVGLVYLVFARYCMLPFAPPGAEREAFLDITAQLLTLSITWQMFDATVMTLAEALRAAGDTAFTAWVRGIVAWCVFVPGSFISVRVLGGGIGWVVFWLTGYIAIMAFVLFLRFRSGAWRKLDLAGTELPAI; the protein is encoded by the coding sequence ATGGCAGACGCTGCGCACATCGTGCCCGTCGAGCACCCCGCCTCGCTTCGGAAGCTCCTCAATCTCGCGTGGCCGATCATCATCTCGCGCTCGGCGCAGGTCGTGGTGAGCGTGTCCGACGCCGCCATGGTCTCGCACCTCGGGCAGGACAGCCTCGCCGCCACGACCACGGGCGGGCTCAACTTGATGGCCTTCTTCATCCTGCCGATGGGGGTGGTCTTCATCGTGTCGAGCTTCGCCTCGCAGCTCTACGGCCGCGGCGATCACGCCGGGGCGCGCCGGTACGGGTTTTATGGACTCGCCGTGGCCGCGATGGCGCAGATCCTCTATTTCGCGGGCGTCCTCGTCATGCCGCGCGCCGTCGCGGCAATTGGCTACACACCCGCCGTCGCGACGCTCATGCAGCAATGGCTCACCGTCCGTCTCTGCACGGGCGGCGCGGCGATCGGGCTCGAGGCGCTCGGCAACTATTACGGCGGGCTCGGCAACCCGCGCCTGCCCATGGCCACGCAGGTCCTGTGCATGGTGCTCAACGTCGCGCTGAACTGGGTGTTCATCTCGGGGCACCTCGGCGCGCCCGCGCTCGGCGTGGTCGGCTCGGCGCTGGGGAGCGCGCTCGCGACGTTGACCGCCTTCCTCGTGCTCCTCGGGTGTTTCCTCGCCGGCGTCGGCGAGCACCCGAGCGCCCGCCGGGTCAAGGCGCAGCTCCGGTTCGCCGAGCTCGTGCGCATGTTGCGATTTGGCATCCCCTCGGGGCTCAACTGGTTCGTCGAGTTCGGCGCGTTCTCCTTGTTCATCAATCTCGTGATCAACGGGCTCGGCACGACCACGCTCGCCGGGTTCATGGCCTCGATGGAGGTGAACCAGGTCGCGGCGATGCCCGCGTTCGGCCTGACGAGCGCGGGGGCGATCCTCGTGGGGCAAGCGATCGGCGCGAAGAACCTGGATCAAGTGCCGAAGACAGTGAAGCTCACGGCCCTCGTGGCGTGTGGCTGGATGGGCTTCGTGGGTCTCGTCTACCTCGTGTTCGCGCGGTACTGCATGCTCCCCTTCGCGCCGCCCGGGGCCGAGCGCGAGGCCTTCCTCGACATCACGGCGCAGCTCCTCACGCTCTCGATCACGTGGCAGATGTTCGACGCGACGGTGATGACACTCGCCGAGGCGCTGCGCGCCGCGGGAGATACGGCCTTCACCGCGTGGGTCCGCGGGATCGTGGCGTGGTGTGTCTTCGTGCCGGGCTCGTTCATCTCCGTACGAGTGCTCGGCGGCGGCATCGGGTGGGTCGTCTTTTGGCTGACGGGGTACATCGCGATCATGGCCTTCGTGCTGTTCTTGCGCTTCCGGAGCGGCGCGTGGCGCAAGCTCGATCTCGCAGGGACAGAGCTACCGGCCATCTGA
- a CDS encoding STAS domain-containing protein: MSAETRRPSEEHPLALFHAALLAQKDVLIDRAIERTRAFLPFLDELPRDALVDAIGADALAYAHALVAPDFTDLRARARGWCESQITLDRGSALVLQTVEAVRKDYLEVTLEAFARGVPGAREGALRLMDAFGAVHAELDACYHGASEQEVAGDRLFRKFVDASPDPVALTLRSEGVLYANAAFKQTFGENIPGRMLASFVEDDQREAFARLHESVDRTGRGRGEIRMRRADGGLYNADVTAFDARATGDRITARFMLLRDKGPLVAAEEARMQLQMQLQEELIASQAAAIRALSTPLLPIAPGVIVMPLVGALSEQRAEQMLETLLEGISKRGARVAIVDITGVNDVDSHVAHGILRAARAAALLGARVFLTGIRGPVAQTLLALDANFGNLGLVTCSTLQDGVARALRGAEGQGYAPRRWTG; the protein is encoded by the coding sequence ATGAGCGCAGAGACCCGACGCCCCTCGGAAGAACACCCCCTCGCTCTCTTCCACGCCGCGTTGCTCGCGCAAAAGGACGTCCTGATTGATCGCGCCATCGAACGGACGCGGGCGTTCCTCCCCTTTCTCGACGAGCTGCCCCGGGATGCCCTCGTGGACGCGATCGGAGCGGACGCGCTCGCGTATGCGCACGCGCTCGTGGCGCCTGATTTCACCGATCTGCGCGCCCGGGCGCGCGGCTGGTGCGAGAGTCAGATCACCCTGGACCGGGGCAGCGCGCTCGTGCTCCAGACCGTCGAGGCGGTTCGGAAAGACTATCTGGAGGTCACGCTCGAAGCCTTCGCCCGCGGCGTCCCCGGAGCCCGCGAAGGCGCGCTTCGGTTGATGGACGCGTTCGGCGCAGTCCACGCGGAGCTCGACGCGTGTTACCACGGCGCTTCGGAGCAGGAGGTCGCAGGCGATCGGCTCTTCCGGAAGTTCGTCGACGCTTCGCCCGATCCGGTGGCGCTCACGCTGCGCAGCGAGGGCGTGCTCTACGCGAACGCGGCCTTCAAGCAGACGTTCGGCGAGAACATCCCGGGCCGCATGCTCGCGTCGTTCGTCGAGGACGATCAGCGAGAAGCGTTCGCGAGGCTGCACGAGTCGGTGGATCGGACGGGGCGCGGGCGCGGCGAGATCCGCATGCGGCGCGCAGACGGCGGCTTGTACAACGCGGATGTGACGGCGTTCGACGCGCGCGCCACGGGCGATCGGATCACCGCGCGCTTCATGTTGCTGCGCGACAAGGGCCCGCTCGTCGCGGCGGAGGAGGCGCGCATGCAGCTCCAGATGCAGCTCCAGGAGGAGCTCATCGCCTCGCAGGCGGCGGCGATCCGCGCGCTCTCGACGCCGCTCTTGCCCATCGCGCCGGGCGTGATCGTGATGCCGCTCGTGGGCGCGCTGAGCGAGCAGCGCGCCGAGCAGATGCTCGAGACGTTGCTCGAAGGCATCTCGAAGCGGGGCGCGCGGGTGGCGATCGTCGACATCACGGGCGTGAACGACGTCGACTCGCACGTGGCGCACGGCATCCTGCGGGCCGCCCGCGCGGCGGCGCTGCTCGGCGCGCGGGTGTTCCTGACGGGCATCCGCGGGCCCGTCGCGCAGACGCTGCTCGCCCTCGACGCGAACTTCGGCAACCTCGGCCTCGTCACGTGCAGCACGCTCCAGGACGGAGTCGCGCGCGCGCTTCGCGGGGCCGAAGGCCAGGGGTATGCTCCGCGGCGATGGACCGGTTGA